A window of Apium graveolens cultivar Ventura chromosome 8, ASM990537v1, whole genome shotgun sequence contains these coding sequences:
- the LOC141679348 gene encoding uncharacterized protein LOC141679348, whose translation MGTPARLSYQDMLNPLFLHPSDNANSIQVEKLQGSSDYRSWSRSMEINLASKRKLGFVNGTVTKPTDDNTKAEMWEACNNMVIALITGNVSPTVRQSIMFMTNAFEMWKNLEKRFMLTNGSRKYKLCKDLYEVRQHTASVNEYYTTMKILWEELDSMNLLPPILCLTDEIKTFLSKVELQKEEARLFQFLNGLNEAYGPQRSQLLMITPLPTVEQVVAVIQQEEAQRSLLSAITPDVELSALYSKSPQSPSPQYVNKPVTCTACNVKGHTREKCWTVIGFPKWHPKYRASLNLS comes from the coding sequence ATGGGGACACCTGCTAGACTATCTTATCAGGACATGCTCAACCCTCTTTTCCTTCACCCTTCTGATAACGCAAATTCAATACAGGTTGAGAAGCTGCAAGGCTCATCAGACTACAGATCTTGGAGTCGTTCCATGGAGATAAACCTGGCCTCAAAAAGAAAGCTGGGCTTTGTTAATGGGACAGTAACAAAACCCACAGACGACAATACAAAAGCAGAGATGTGGGAAGCGTGTAATAACATGGTCATAGCCTTGATAACAGGTAATGTCTCTCCCACTGTACGTCAATCCATTATGTTCATGACAAATGCTTTTGAAATGTGGAAAAATTTAGAAAAACGATTTATGCTGACAAATGGGTCTCGTAAATACAAACTCTGTAAAGACCTCTATGAGGTTCGACAACATACAGCTTCAGTTAATGAGTATTATACAACAATGAAAATATTGTGGGAAGAGCTTGACTCTATGAACCTTCTCCCGCCCATACTCTGCCTTACTGATGAAATCAAGACTTTTTTAAGTAAGGTAGAACTACAGAAAGAGGAAGCAAGACTCTTCCAGTTCTTGAATGGCCTGAATGAAGCTTATGGACCTCAACGTAGTCAACTTCTAATGATTACGCCTCTGCCCACTGTTGAACAAGTTGTTGCTGTTATCCAGCAAGAGGAAGCACAACGCTCTCTGCTCTCAGCTATAACACCTGATGTTGAACTATCTGCACTCTATAGCAAGTCTCCTCAGTCTCCCTCACCACAATATGTTAACAAACCAGTAACATGTACTGCTTGCAATGTTAAAGGCCATACACGTGAGAAGTGTTGGACCGTTATTGGTTTTCCAAAATGGCACCCAAAGTATAGAGCAAGTCTGAATTTGTCTTGA